The following are encoded in a window of Manihot esculenta cultivar AM560-2 chromosome 8, M.esculenta_v8, whole genome shotgun sequence genomic DNA:
- the LOC110620537 gene encoding putative pentatricopeptide repeat-containing protein At4g17915: MQISPVLVKPGGVQSKFSEERMVGKLSTRLLNICVVSFCKARQLDKAESVIIDAVRLGIRPNVVTYNELIVGYCRLSSFESAYSLLQRMREARINPDVVTYNSLISGAARNCLLSKSLDLFEEMLQRGMAPDIWSFNTLMHCFFELGRPEEANQVFRDIILHGLSPCPATFNIMINGLCKNGYTSNALMLFRNLQRHGFVPELITYNILINGLCKVGRLGAARRMLKELSASGYLPNAITYTTVMKCCFRSRRFQQGLEILQEMRHKGYTFDGFADCTVVGALIKGGRIKEATNYMDQMMRNGIKHDLASYNTLMNLYCKVGKLEDAYQLLDEIEEGGLECDEYTHTILIDGLCKAGNIEGAQQHMKHMNVLGLKSHLVASNCVVDGLCKAGQIDNALKMFESMEMRDSFTYSSLVHNLCKARRYHCASKLLLGCINSGMKILRSAQWAVIDGLQYSGFQKEARKLKSKIRLAQMVQC; this comes from the coding sequence ATGCAAATTTCTCCTGTTCTTGTTAAACCTGGAGGAGTACAAAGTAAATTTTCAGAAGAAAGAATGGTTGGTAAATTGTCCACTAGATTATTGAACATATGCGTAGTATCATTTTGCAAAGCCAGGCAGTTAGATAAAGCAGAATCTGTCATTATTGATGCTGTAAGGTTAGGAATACGTCCTAATGTAGTTACTTATAATGAACTTATTGTTGGCTACTGTCGCCTTTCCAGTTTTGAGTCTGCTTATTCTCTTctccagagaatgagagaagcCAGGATAAACCCGGATGTAGTTACCTACAATTCTCTGATATCTGGTGCTGCTAGAAATTGCTTATTATCGAAATCCCTTGACCTGTTTGAAGAAATGCTTCAAAGGGGCATGGCTCCTGATATTTGGAGTTTTAATACATTGATGCATTGCTTCTTTGAGCTAGGAAGACCTGAAGAAGCAAATCAGGTTTTCAGGGATATTATTTTACATGGTTTATCTCCATGTCCAGCAACTTTTAATATCATGATTAATGGTCTTTGCAAGAATGGTTATACAAGTAATGCACTCATGCTGTTTAGAAATTTACAGCGACATGGATTTGTTCCTGAATTAATCACTTATAATATTCTTATTAATGGACTGTGTAAAGTGGGGAGATTAGGGGCTGCAAGGAGGATGCTCAAAGAACTTTCGGCATCTGGTTATCTGCCAAATGCCATAACTTATACCACAGTTATGAAATGCTGCTTTAGATCTAGGCGATTTCAACAAGGGCTTGAGATATTGCAAGAGATGAGACATAAGGGTTATACTTTCGATGGTTTTGCAGATTGCACGGTGGTAGGTGCTCTAATAAAGGGTGGTAGGATTAAAGAGGCAACTAATTATATGGATCAGATGATGAGAAATGGCATCAAACATGATTTAGCATCTTATAATACACTAATGAATTTGTATTGTAAAGTAGGTAAATTGGAAGATGCATATCAATTGCTTGATGAAATAGAAGAAGGTGGTTTAGAATGTGACGAGTATACACACACAATTTTGATAGATGGGTTGTGTAAGGCAGGTAATATTGAGGGGGCACAGCAACATATGAAGCATATGAATGTGTTGGGTTTAAAATCGCATTTGGTTGCTTCAAATTGTGTAGTTGATGGATTGTGCAAAGCTGGTCAGATCGATAATGCTTTGAAGATGTTTGAATCAATGGAGATGAGGGACTCATTTACCTACTCTTCCTTGGTTCACAATCTTTGCAAGGCTAGAAGGTATCACTGTGCATCCAAGCTTTTGCTTGGTTGCATAAACAGTGGCATGAAAATACTCCGATCAGCTCAATGGGCTGTTATAGATGGTCTTCAATATTCTGGTTTTCAAAAAGAAGCAAGGAAGCTTAAATCAAAAATTAGATTGGCGCAGATGGTGCAGTGTTGA